GGGCGCATGACCGTGACTGAACTCGGACTGGCGCTGCGGCGCTGGCGCGACCGGGTTCCCCCGCACGCGGCGGGGCTGCCCTCCGGTGGACACCGGCGCGCGGCCGGTCTGCGGCGGGAGGAGCTGGCGCTGCTGGCCGGGATCTCGGTCGACTACGTCACGCGCCTCGAACAGGGCCGGGCGGCCAACCCGTCCGGACAGGTCGTCGAGGCGCTGGCCCGTGCGCTGCGGCTGTCGGCGGAGGAGCGGACATACCTGTTCGGGCTGGCGGGACTGGTTCCGCCCGGTCCCGACGTGGTGCCCGGGTACCTCACGCCCAGCGTCCAGCGGCTGCTGGACCGGCTCGTCGACGTACCCGTCGTCGTCTCCGACGCGGCCATGACGCTGCTGCTGGCCAACTCGATGTACGCGGCGCTGATGGGCGACCCGTCCGGCTTGCGCGGCTGGGAACGCAACGACGTGTGGCGCACCTTCATGGGCGTGCCGACCCGCGCACGGTATACGCCCGAGGAACGGCGTTCCTGCGAGGCCGGCATGGTCTCCGAACTGCGGACGACCGCCTACCGGTATCCGGCGGACCGCCGGCTGCGGAGCCTGATCGCGGAATTGCGTACCCACAGTGAGCGGTTCGCCGAGCTGTGGGACGCGGGTGTCGTGGGACGGTTCGATGCCTGGCCCAAGACGATCGAGCATCCGCAGGTGGGCCTGCTGACGCTGGACTGCGACCTGCTCCGGGTGGCGGAGAGCGGCCTGTACATCCTCCTTTGCTCAGCCGGGCCGGGCACCGAGGCCGCCGAGAAGCTGGAGCTGCTCTCGGTGATCGGCACCCAGAACCTGGCCGAGTAGCCGGCCGCTATCGGGTTGCCTCGTGTCCGAGTGCCTTGTGCACGGCGGAGCGGACTGCGTCGTGCGGATCGGCGGGCAGGCTGTCCGACCGCCATGCCACGAACCCGTCGGGACGAACCAGTAGCGCGCCGTCCGCCTCGGTGCCGGCCATCTCGGCGAACACGGCGGGATCATCGTCGACCATGGCCGCGGTGATCTGCCGTACTTGCAGGTCGAGGCCGTCGGTGGCTGCGGTGAGCCAGCCGGAACCGGCCGGCCCGGTCAGTAAAGTCCACTGTGTACCGACGATGTCGAGTGTGGACAATCGGTGGCCATCGTCGGTGAGCCATCGATGCGGCAGGCGGCGGCCGGGTACGGCTTGGTCGTCAAGGACGTCGATCTCTGCGGCGGTATCGGTGAGCACGGCCCCGGAGTCGTAGCTGTAGAACATCATCCCGCGCAGGTAGTCGTCGGCCAGTTGCGCGTACAGCTGGTCGGTGTCCTGGGCCTGGCGTCCGTCGTGCAAACCGTGGGACACGGCCAGCGACGCCTCTGCGGCGGCGCGGCGTTCGGGCTCGTAGCTGTCGAGAAGAGTCTCGCCGGCTTGCCCGCGCAGTACCGCGGCGAGTTTCCAGGCGAGGTTGTGCCCGTCCTGGATGCCGGTGTTCATGCCCAGCCCGCCGGCAGAGCTTTGCACATGGGCGGCGTCACCGGCCAGGAAGACCCGGCCGTGACGCAGCGCCGAGGCGATGCCGAAAGCCGCCTCCCACGCATTGCACTCGATCAGGTCGATCGGCACCGTGTCGTCGCCGATCGCGGCGTGCAGCAGCCGCAGGGTCTGCTCCGGTGACAACTGGGCGAGCTCGGCGGGTTTGCCGGAGTAATCCATGATGTGCGAGGACCAGCGGTCCCCTGCCGCACCTTTCGCGAACAAGGTGCAGTGGACCTGTTCGTTGCGAATGAAACACGAGTGCGTGGCGGACTCCGGCAGCAGGCGACGCAGGTCGGCGCGGAAGAACGCAGTGTTGAGCCGGCCGGCGACCTGCCGGTCGGGCACGTCGATTCCGGCCAGGTTCCGCACCCGGCTGTGGGCGCCGTCTGCCCC
This window of the Amycolatopsis balhimycina FH 1894 genome carries:
- a CDS encoding FAD-dependent oxidoreductase, yielding MERYEVIVVGAGPVGLSTALFLADRGVRVLVVDKRDPLDGPPRASANVRTLELFRAIGLGPALDRVGWDGPAALRSVVKDSAVGAVRHRAGLPARHADRLTTCSPIDARRTMTQYEVQRIALEQLRRRGGQVRFGVEVVGFTVDAETVHTQLIDAVSDREHQVVSSYLIGADGAHSRVRNLAGIDVPDRQVAGRLNTAFFRADLRRLLPESATHSCFIRNEQVHCTLFAKGAAGDRWSSHIMDYSGKPAELAQLSPEQTLRLLHAAIGDDTVPIDLIECNAWEAAFGIASALRHGRVFLAGDAAHVQSSAGGLGMNTGIQDGHNLAWKLAAVLRGQAGETLLDSYEPERRAAAEASLAVSHGLHDGRQAQDTDQLYAQLADDYLRGMMFYSYDSGAVLTDTAAEIDVLDDQAVPGRRLPHRWLTDDGHRLSTLDIVGTQWTLLTGPAGSGWLTAATDGLDLQVRQITAAMVDDDPAVFAEMAGTEADGALLVRPDGFVAWRSDSLPADPHDAVRSAVHKALGHEATR
- a CDS encoding helix-turn-helix transcriptional regulator — its product is MTVTELGLALRRWRDRVPPHAAGLPSGGHRRAAGLRREELALLAGISVDYVTRLEQGRAANPSGQVVEALARALRLSAEERTYLFGLAGLVPPGPDVVPGYLTPSVQRLLDRLVDVPVVVSDAAMTLLLANSMYAALMGDPSGLRGWERNDVWRTFMGVPTRARYTPEERRSCEAGMVSELRTTAYRYPADRRLRSLIAELRTHSERFAELWDAGVVGRFDAWPKTIEHPQVGLLTLDCDLLRVAESGLYILLCSAGPGTEAAEKLELLSVIGTQNLAE